In the Entelurus aequoreus isolate RoL-2023_Sb linkage group LG21, RoL_Eaeq_v1.1, whole genome shotgun sequence genome, actcagcaacgcacaccttcatttatgtacactcaaattaggaaacgcaacaacagattgcatataatctgtaaacaaaattacagtttcaaaataagcatttgaggacttcccatcttttttaaatgttttttggcatcattatcggtttcaaccatataactttctaaagttaaaaaatactgaataaatgttttaaagagagtaatactaagtgaatatctgtttttggccttaaaaataaaccttttactgagtactataattaaattgactaaatcatgactgtcaatgaactctcctaaaatgacagaaaccacatcaagcttcataaacaaaccaatccttaattcaacttaactttaacttacaggCTCGCATGTTTAAGTGCAGCGCGGACTGCTGCGACCGCTCGTCCGACTCCATGTCTCAGGTGCATCAGTGCATCGACAGGTGTCACACTCCCCTGGCCAAGGCTCAGGGCCTCGTCACCTCCGAGCTGGAGAAGTTTCAGGTGAGGAGGACGCCAACAGGAAGTAGTAGGTGCTAAAAACAACGTGTCATAGAACAAATGATGCAAAACCGCATGTATTTTTACTAGGATCGTCTGACCAGGTGCACGATGCACTGCAACGACAAAGCCAAGGATCTCTTCGACTCGGGCGCCAAGGAGCCGGCTGTCCGATCCCTGATGGAGCGATGCGTGGGCAGCTGCGTGGATGACCACATGAACCTCATCCCCAGCATGACCCGAAGGATCCAGGAGACACTGGACTCTATTGAGCAGTAAGACACTAGTTTTAAAAACAAGAGCGCCGGTGCGGGCGTCAACTGAGCCAGTTGTGGATTGACGTACGTGACAAACCAGGAGACGCGCGTGAGAGAGCGCCAACGGGGGCATCCACAGTCACGCCCAAGGACTCCGTTGGAATCACGCACCCAGTGTGGAGGCTTCTGTCGCAAATGTTAAAAGTCCGCCATCATTGTTTGTCATTTCATTGTGTGCCCGTACGTCCTGCCTCCCACGGTGAGGTTTATGTAAGAGAAATAAACATGTTAATCTAACAGAACCGCCCTgatcttaactttttttttttttgcttataaaTTGTGATGTACGTGTGGGGAGGTCTCACAGAACATAAAGCCggattttctttgtttttctcAAGCTTCGGTGCCTCTAAAGACCTCTGGCGCCTGCCTAGAGGAGGTGCATGTCATCATATAATAGcctcatacctgccaacaactacggatttcctgtaatgagtacggtttttgatcatCCATTCTGGTTTACGgctgcagtggtaaaaactatggttttccattaaaaatgattaacTTACTACGTAACTTA is a window encoding:
- the fam136a gene encoding protein FAM136A, which produces MAEAQQARVHAVVEDMVQSLERDHIRKMQARMFKCSADCCDRSSDSMSQVHQCIDRCHTPLAKAQGLVTSELEKFQDRLTRCTMHCNDKAKDLFDSGAKEPAVRSLMERCVGSCVDDHMNLIPSMTRRIQETLDSIEQ